TTCACCTCCCAAGTCGCAGTGATACCCAAGTACTTTTGGCTGCAGCATCCTGATGGCTCTGCTGCCACCAAGCTAGTCCAATGGGGATGTGGACCAGACCAGTGAAGGAGCATCCTGAGATGGTGAATCTCTCGCCAGATTCCTCTCCTTCTTTGTGTCAGATCTCTGGTTGTCCTGCCCTCCCCTCACATAGAGAAAACCCAGCATTTAGGGAAAGGACAATGTCTTTATTATCACTCACATGTGGCCACTGCTTGACTGTCCAGTCACCCGTGGGGCAAGTTCTGCTGCTTCCAGACCTTTCCATATGTTGTCATCAGGTCATATAGTATGTGATGGGGGGCGGGGCATGGGGGTGGATGATAATTCGTGTAGAGGATGGGGAAATAATTCAGTGTCCAAGACTGTTTAGTTATGAGGTCAGAGGGAGGGCTGGGAACTGGGGGTCAGCAGGAGCTAAGAATCATGAGAAAATGGGATGAGCAGGGAGGGCGCTCCACACCACAGGGCTAGAGATAGCCCCAGCCCTACCACCCAAGCCAGGTAGGGGGCAGGAGCAGCTCCAGCTGGGAGTAGAAACTCATTCTAGAGGCTCATTCTCATCATCACGCTTCTCAGCCACGGAAATGACCCCAATATTCTGAATACGGTTCAACAAGGAGCTGGAAGGTTGAGCCACGCAGCCCTGAACGTTCAATGAGATGCTCAGCCCACCTAGAGAATGAACATGGAGTCAGAGAGGGCTCAAATTTCCCCACACTTAAATTCCTGAACCCTAGGACTCCTAGACACCCGTCTCCTGCCTCAGACCAGGAGATCAAGCTAAGAGCCTGATCCTCCCTCAGACCTAGAACACCTGGgtccccagccccttctccccaTAACTCAGAGTCTCAAACACCCTCCCACCTGAGGACCAATGAAGCCAGGCCCCAGCCCCTTCATCCTTGGGACCTGACCCGCAGCACTCACCTCCCTGGAGAGCAATGTAACCCTTGTAACAGTGAGTGGTGCCGCTAGGGCACCTAACAGTTTCAGAGTTTTCTGGGCAGGATCCAAAAAACGACACACAGGTTGGACAGTGCAAGTCTCCTGAGGCAGGGGCAGCTGGAAAGCAGAGAGAAGGTTGGGGTGCACAGCTCTGCTCTTAGCAGCAGCCACCCTCCTGGACCCCCAGAGTCTGTGTCTCTGGGGCCCCACCTCTCCATACCCCTGGTCCCACCCAGCCCGCTGGGATCCCGTACCTGGACGAGGGAGGGAGTTCAAGAGGACACTGCTGCTGCTGGCGCTGTTGCACCCGTCAGAGGAGCAGAACCGGGCATAGGAGGCAACGAGCACTCCTGGGGGTCTCGAGTGTATGGAGATAGGCTGGGAATCCTGTGTCCTGGCTTTGCTGCAGCCTTTGCTCCCCACTAGGAGTGATTTCTGTCCTGAGAGATGAGAGAGTGAAagctgagctgggggaggggcaaaaCCAGGGATTCCTCAGTGCTCAGCAGGCGGAGGGGGACGCCGGTCCCCCCAATGCAAGAGCACAGGTCCTGCTGAGTGCAGGGTGAAGACTGGGGCCAGAGCTGCCTCCCAGATCTGCCACCTCTCAGttcttgctcaaatgtcaccttctcagtagAGCATCCCCTGAGCACCTGTTTTCAAATTGCAACCTTTACCTCACTCTCCCTATCTCCTTTTCCCGCTGGATTTCTTTCCATAGCTCTTATCTTCACACCCgtatcttactctttttttttcctcctgcttcccCACTGGCAATAAAGCTGCAAGAAGGCAGATGCAGTGGGATCTACAGcatctaacacagtgcctggcacataacaagtCGCTCATTAGACCTTGGATGAAGTCATTGAGTTTACTTTGTGCGAGCTCTGTTCTTAGCCCTTTGCCTGGACCATCAGATATATCCCAGCAACTACCCAGCAAACTATTATTGCCATCACCTCACCCCTAGTTTTCTGAaagggaaaccaaggcacagaaagaGGAAGAGTTGAGTTTAGAACTGCTGGGATGAGGAGAACCAGGCAGGAAATTCAGGAGAAAGAATCCAGGGTAGGGagacccaggaccccgtgcaggGGTCTTGCTCTCCTGCACAGCTCACGCACCTACATCTATGAGCAGAAGTGTCTCCTGACACACttccccaggatcacacagctgctTCCCATTCGAGGTCCATTCAACCGGTTCCTGAGCCAGGTTTACAGAAGTCCGCAACATGACTCCCCGATGACAGGACAGAAGAGCTGTGGACAAAGAATTACCAGGGTCTTTGTAAGCCAGGGATCAGCTGTGTCTGTCCTTCCAGGGTCCTGTGCTTGGGGAGATCACACTGTTAGTCACACCCCAAGCAATCTGGCCATTGAGTCCCTCAGTCTCAGATTTAGAAGGGACCTTGGAAGTCtgagccccacccccattctttaccctaccttttttttttttaatggagttactggggattgaacccaggaccttgtgcatgctaagcgtatgctctaccactgagctatgccctcccctccttTACCCTGTTTTTGCTTGAACACCTGCAGCGTCCTTTCTCAACCCCCCTTGAGGACAGCTGTTCTTCCCTGAGGAAATGAGAGAGACAGATGGCTCTTCCTTAGCCTGGACcaatctctgcttctctctctgggcctcaaagTCCTTATCTGGACATTGAGGAGGGTAGCCTGACATCATATATTCCTTTTAACTGAGAAATCCTGTATTCCAAACAAAAATACTCAAATGCCTTGTGTGCGCTAAGCATTTAATGTGTTTCCAGCTGCCATGATTACTTTCCATGGATTAACCCATCTAAGCCTGCCAAAGAGCTCACCTCACCTGGATTGCCTCATTTCCTCACAGCGACCCCCTCCCTCTGCAAGTAGAcgatgtcatcatcatcatcatcatccccattttcagGCTGGCAAACAGAGGCAGAGGAGTTTTTAAGTGGCTTGCCCACTGTCCCTGCTAGCTAGCCATtggcagagctgggctcagaACTCAGGCATTCTGGCTCCCTGGGGTGAATGATGGGGAATGGAGGGATGGATGTCCATCCTGAGCCACTTTAGCCCCTGTGGCCCTCGGGAGTCTAGTTGGGAAACCATTAGACCTTCTCTTAAGGCCAGCACACAACCAGCCGTGATGTATCCCATGATGCAGAAACCCCAGGGCTGACCATGCAGCACCCACAAATGTGTAACCTTCACAACAGCCCCTGAGAAGGCGGGCCACTCATTTCCCCACTTCACGGATGACAAAATCATGGCTCCCGCTGTCCTCCCAGCCTCGTCCCCtatctccccacccaccccatctTCCCCAGCTTGTCAAAGGCAACCTCCTTTCCTACAGTTGCTCAAGTTGAAAACATTGCTGTCATTCTTGACAATTCCCTTTCTCTTACACCCCATGTTGCGCCCAGCAGGAAATCCTGTTGGCTGAAGCTGCAAAATACCCCCAGAACCTACCcacttctccccacctccactgctTCTACCAGGGTCCAAACCCTGAGGCTCTCACCTGCTTCCTCCTGAGTCTCCCTGGGGGTACCCTCCCCCATGCCCACCTCCTCTTTACACTATTCTCCAATCAGCAGCTAGAAGGATGCCCATAAAAAGAAGACTTCAATAGATCCTCATCCCACTTGGAATAAAATTATAAGTCCTTAAAATAGCCCCAAAGGCTCTGCGGGATCTCcgctcccacccaccccctgccaACCTCTCCATCCACAAGTCCTGCTCTGCTCCTGCCTAATCACTCTGCTGGAGCCACACTGACCTCTGGATTCTTCACTGAATGTATGGCAGGCACAAACCCACCCCAGGTCCTTTGCATATGCTCTGTCACCCCCAACAGTCTGGGATCATCGCCTCCTTCCTGAACTTGGTGAAAGAGGCTCAAAGAGGTGGTAATCCTCAAAAGTTGATTTAGCAGCAGAGCCTGGACAGAAacccacatctttttttttcctaagttttattgagatataatttacacgCCATAAAAACTACCCACTTATACAACTTAACAATTCTTAGTAACGTATAGAGTTGCACAACCACCACAACAATCCAGTTGAAACCCACGTCTCTCTGATTCAGACACTAAGCTCTTAACTCCCATGCTCTCCCTGATTGTGACCACCCACTGCTGTCACTGGGATCATCATCCAATTCCTTAGGAAGGCAGTCATGGCTATATAAATTCCAGCTCTTTGGTTCTTCTTCAATATGGGCTCCTGCAGTGGCCCATTTGGGGCAATCTGGGCTCTTGCACccagtcctctcccacccccacgcCTTCCAGAATCTGTTCTATCTCCCAGGGATGCCCTTCTGTCCTCCACTTATTCCctactatcctttttttttcctctgccatCTTATTGTACCCCAGCTTCTGATGCCTGGCCTTGCTGATGCTcgataaatatttactaagctaCTGAGCTGAGCTTAACCAGGAAAGGCAAATCCATCCCCTAAGATCTGACTTTGATGTCGAAAGCTAGCAGTATATGGACACATATTAAGAatagcaggggagggtatagctcagtggtagagcgcatgcttagcatgcatgaggtcctgggttcaatccccagtacctccagtaaaaaaattaaaaaattaaaaaggaatatcCTGAGGCTGGAAATCTTGGTGTCAGTGACATCCAGGCTCTGACCTCAAGGCTCCCAGTCTAGCCAGAGAGATTCAAATAAGAGGAACATTTGCAGAACTCACTCAACTCTTTCGCTGAATTTCGGACAGGGAAAGCCCTTCTCCCAACTTCCCAAGGCCCCGCTCCACTCATCACCCTACTCCTCTCCTCACCACGGTGGATGCTTCACATCAAGACAATCTGGGCTGCTCTCATCCATCAGTGTGTCAGTTAGACTGGGTTTCCATGAGTAAGTGGGGGCCCTTCCTGTGTCCCCATTTGCCTCTTGCTTTCCCTGTTATACCTAGGGCATCCTCCATATTTTCTctgatcttttttctcttttgctaggGTGCTCCTGTGCCATGAGTGGGGGATGGGTGAGGATCGGGTGGGGGTGGTCCAGGGGAAGAGGGAGATCCAAGGTTATCCAAAGTCAGGGGTGTGGAAAAACAGTTCGAATTGGAAGCAACGAGTCACTCCCAGTATGGAAACCAGCAGGCACTCCATTCTGATACTCACTTCTGCATCCCATGGATAAAGTGGTGATGTGCGATGCAGCCCATCCTCTCTGCCCTCTGaccttcctccctgctcccctgctcCCGTCCCACCTGGACAGGCTGCCCTAACTTGGTCAAGCTCAGCATCATTGAAAACACCCACCAGTGGGCTCCTGTCCTATTGATCTGTCCCCTGGGCCACacatcctctctctccccttgggCTGGAGACCTCTCACTGGCAGCCTCACCTGATGCACCTACTGGGAGAATCCTTCCCATCACACCCGCCTGAGTGAGTGATAAACATCTGAGTGACTTGGGGAGCTGGCTTTGTGGGGGTGTTGGACAGGGTCCGAGGCTGTGGGACTGGGCACTTGGTCCTGTGGGGGTGACACTCACCTAGAGGATCACAGGTCTCCCTCAGAGTGATGGGCCCTATTTCCCGAGTCCCATTAAGCAGGTTGCAGCCTTCTTGAGATGTACATCCCTGGACTTTCAGATGGCTAGAGATGGCCCCtgtggaaagagagagggagggagatgctGCCGCTGGGATCAGCCAACCCTCTGGGGGAGGCACAGCTCTGGGAAGCCAGGCCCATCTTCCTCTGGGTCCCAGGACTCAGCTACCCTTCCACCCCAGAGACTCAGATCATGATCCTCAGACCCCCTATTCCCATTCAGTGCCCCACAGGGCCCCCATGTCCCACTCACCGCTGAACAGGAGGACCCCACTGTAGCAGTGCGAGCTCTTGATGGGGCAGGTCATCTCAGCTGCAGACCCACAGCCTGCTGTAGACAAGCAGACTGGACACCGCACagaccccagggctggggaggtgagagagaaagagagggaggactGAGAGGGCTCTGGACTCAGACTGGACGGCTTGCCTTTCCTCCTTaacccctccactccccacccacccccctgcGCTGTTTTGCTGGTCCTAAGAGTCAACCTCCCTAGTCTCCTGAAATGTGCCATCTTAGGGCTCCTCCTAAGAAGGCCTGGGATGCAGGGAGTTCAAGATATGTGACTAGAGAGAGAGCAAGGTGGGGAGGGACCCTGAGATCTGGGAAGGGGCGCCTGGGACTGAGTACAGGAGGAAGTACGAGTGGAGAAGGGGTGCCCTGAGAGGAACCATTGGCTTCACCCCACAAGTTCCACTCAACAGTCCAAGAAGACAAGCGCCCGTGTTCAGAGTATGCCACAGAGTAGAGAAATGCCAACCATCGCTCGGAACCCGACTTAGGATCTCAGACGAAAAAGGGCAGTGGGAAGTTACAAGCCGATTTCACTTAGGAAGAGGAAGTACCAAACCCTGAATAGAACACAGGTAAACCAAATCCAATGGCATAGACAAAAGGGGCGGGCACCGCGTTTGGGCTGTCGCCACAGTCGAGTCAGAGGTGGGTGATTGAGCATAAGACAACCAGTCCAGTTTGCTGCTCCGGGACTGTTAGAAGTCGTGCTAAGGGAGGGAGTGCTGGGGAGGGTGGACGGGGTGGACcgggtgggagaggcagggagggattcTAAATGAACTGTCCCTGTgtgctctcccccaccccctcagtcCCGTTGCTCCCCTCCTCCCAACAGCCCCTTtcagttcctcctcctcctctccctctggcacctgtgggtgggggcagggcccgGAGAGGGACAGTGGAGGAGAGATTGTTGCACAGATCCTCCCTGCACACGTGGGTGTAGGATACAGCGGAGAGGCCGGGGCCTGTCCTGTGCTGGGTGACGCGGGCCTCCTGATTCGCCGCCTGGGTGCAGCCCTTGAGGATCAGCAAGTTCACTTGGAGTTctggacagaaagagagagagaaagagagagaggtcaGGACTCTGGGGTCCTGCAAAGAGGGTCTGTGTCGTGGCCTGGGATGAGAGGCTGGACAGGAGGCCCCTGGACAGCCAAGGAGTTGCTCCTGGTATTGgggttgtggggtggggggggggctctTCTGAGTTTCTACACAGAATGCAGGTAGGACTGGGTGGGGATAGGGGTGTCTGCACAGGAGAGGGTGGGGGTCAGGCGTGGGGCTCATGGGGCCCTTCTCACCATTCTCAATGAGCAGCAGAACTTCCTGGCAGCCCCAGCCATCTTCACAGGACTCCTGGCTGGTCGTCCACTGGAGAGGCAGCTCCGATATGTCCCTCACGGTTTCCTTCCTCCCGTGGTTGCAGATCAGGGCGTGCACTCCTGAGGCGGGAAGAGCAAATCTATCTTAGCCGATCCTCCAGGGGAATCCGCTCCCAGGCTGGGGTCCTCACGCACCGGTCAGGGTGTGGGTGATGCCCAGGAGGGCCAGCAGCAGGGCAGGGCTCATGATCAGGGCAGCAGGAacactctccttttctttctcccaggAAACAGCGCTTTTATAACTTGCCTCACCCGAGGCAGCCTCACCCAAGGGAAATGGTGGGGAAAGCAGGGTCTTGCTAAATAAAGCCTTGGCCCACCCTCTGAGTCTCAACAGCTTAATGGCAGAGGAATCTGAGTCCTCCATCCTTTCCCGGACCCAGGATCCAgggcctcagccccctcagcaaCATTCGAGACTGAGGCATCCTGGCTCCTAGTCCCCACTGGTCCGGATCCGCAGCCCACTTTCCTCCTGGGCCCAGCTATGtgggtccccacccccactctgttGCGGGGTCATTTTGGAAGGCAGTTTCCTCATCTCATAGCAGCTTGGCCACCTTCTGGCCCCAGGTGGTGAAATGACCCAACTGCCTGTGAGGACACTGAGCAGCGGGTCTTGGCTGGTCCCTAAGCTCTCCTTACCCTAACCTCTGTCCCCGCGGATTCctacttctcttttctttctccttcttccctaTATTGCTGTCCTTGTTACTCTCTGGTTCACGACTTTCCCTcctgctttctctccctctgtcctctTCCTTCCCAGCACAACACAAGCCCTAGAATCTCTGCTTCCCTGCCACCCAGGAGGGAGCTGACTTATGGCAGGAGGAGGGGATGGCGGCAGAGACTGAATGTCTTTTGAAGAATTCGGATATTCCTTGTCAAAGCAAAGTTTCTTTGCCGGAAATAGATGGGAAGACTGATGTGCTAGAAGATCAGCTTTTCAGAAAAACAGCATCAACAAACCGAGCCTCGTAACATTGGCCTATTtctatggtgtaaatactcctacCAGGTCTGATTTTAAGCTACCAACCATTTAACAACCAGCTCACCAAATCCCTAAATATTTAACAATTGGCTTCTGCAAACCTGCACAAAGCAGCTCTAGCAcactggagaggagagagacagggaaaagTAAGGGCGTGTCCCTGGGTGACCACAGAGGCCAGATGTgagaaagagaggggaaagggagagaggaggaagaacaatagtaaaggagaaagagaaatgaatatGTAACTTGCAATTATGTTTACCTTGATATCTTTTTACATtccatttttctttgtgtttgcaAGTTTAACATTTGCTACAGGGACAGAGGCATGTTCCTCTCACCTCCAACTGTGTCTCCACCACTCACATGGCATAGTATTGGTACTCAATCAATATTTATTGGagcgaggaaggaaggaaggaaagacagcAACAGAGCCATCACTACATTTGTATGGATTGTGCATCCCCTCCCCAGTGATTCACATCATTGCTGTGGGAATGGCACCCTCTGGAGTTGTGCATGGCCTAAAGCAATGTCCCTGAaacaaaggaagaagggaaggaagagtgGGCAAAGAGGCCCATAGGGTCATAGGTGGCCAATTAAATAACAAGAACAGAAATACTAACAACGATGGAGCCTTGTGCTAAGTGCGCCAAGGCATCCACCTGCAGCACTGCCAGTgctgattcttttcttttcttctcttatttcttctatatcttttcttttctcttctcttttccttttctttccttgtccTATTAGGAGCAACAATTGCAACAATTCCTTGCTCCTCTTATAGAAGAGGATCAGAAACcaaaagagggagagaagctCACCAAGTCCTCTGATTCAGGCTGTGGCTGAACTAGGAACAATTCTGGGCCCTTCAGCCCACATTTTGACTGATTTATTCTGCTTTCTCCCTCTGGACTAGCCAATGGGTTCATCAGGTATGAGAAGCCTGAATCATGCTGGAATTTGCTGCAGATATTTACCTATAGAGGACAAAGGAGACTGTGTAGCACTTGGGTAGGGCTTCTCCACATGTATCTCCAGCAAACACGCTTACTTCCCCCTTGGGTCTCTATAAACCTGGCTTTGTTTCTGCATGATTAGCAtcattttagttgtttttttaaaatatatttttattgaagtatagtcagtttacaaagtgtcaatttcaggtatatagcacaatgctttagtcatacatggacatgcgtgtatttgttttcatattctttttcaccacgagttactaaaagatactgaatatagtttcctgcgctatacagcatgaacttactgtttatctattctatatgtatCAGTGAatgtctgcaaatctctaactcctaatttatcccctgccacccccttcccccctggtaaccacaagtttgttctctatgtctgagagtctgtttctgagattcttttccattattgggtattataaggtattgaatatagttccctgtgctatacagtaaatccttgttgtttatctattttaaataagcCGTGTgagtctgttaatcccatactcctaatttatccctctgcctcccctttcccccttggtatccataagtttgttttctatgtctgtgagtctgtttccattttgtaaataagttcatttatttcatttttcagattccacatgtaactgatatcatatgatatttgtctttctttaacttacttcacttagtatgataatctcttatgtccgtccatattgctgcaaatggcagtatttcattctttttatggctaatattccatttgtgtgtgtgtgtgtgtgtgtacacatcttTATTCATGCATTCGTTGATGGacctttttaacattttatttttgtttggcttttttgttttgtttttgtttgttttgtttgtttgtttgtttgttttaatggaggtactggggattgaacccaggacttcatgcatgctaagtacacactctaccactgagctataccctccctccgataaacatttgtttttagtTACAT
This genomic interval from Vicugna pacos chromosome 9, VicPac4, whole genome shotgun sequence contains the following:
- the CD177 gene encoding LOW QUALITY PROTEIN: CD177 antigen (The sequence of the model RefSeq protein was modified relative to this genomic sequence to represent the inferred CDS: deleted 1 base in 1 codon), translated to MSPALLLALLGITHTLTGVHALICNHGRKETVRDISELPLQWTTSQESCEDGWGCQEVLLLIENELQVNLLILKGCTQAANQEARVTQHRTGPGLSAVSYTHVCREDLCNNLSSTVPLRALPPPTALGSVRCPVCLSTAGCGSAAEMTCPIKSSHCYSGVLLFSGAISSHLKVQGCTSQEGCNLLNGTREIGPITLRETCDPLALLSCHRGVMLRTSVNLAQEPVEWTSNGKQLCDPGEVCQETLLLIDVGQKSLLVGSKGCSKARTQDSQPISIHSRPPGVLVASYARFCSSDGCNSASSSSVLLNSLPRPAAPASGDLHCPTCVSFFGSCPENSETVRCPSGTTHCYKGYIALQGGGLSISLNVQGCVAQPSSSLLNRIQNIGVISVAEKRDDENEPLNEFLLPAGAAPAPYLAWVVGLGLSLALWCGAPSLLIPFSHDS